aaataaaatacactaGAGTATACCAACGTATCAACTGTTTAAAAGTGACGTTCAAGTTAAAATTTCCAACAAGAAAGTGagtattttaaatgtttcctAAAAGTTGAGTAACCTGAAATATACTTTacccaaatattttttaacgCAGAACAAGACTTGAAATCTTagttatataattacatatataaaccTTGGTACTCATAAGTACTATTAGAATCATATTTCCACTTATAATTTTCCCAACAGTACAGTAGTGGTCTTGACATAAAAGCTTCAATCTCAACCTAGGTCCCAGGCAGTAAGGGTAAATCTTAAATTGATGTTGTATCAATACATATGCTTACATATTACTAACAGTACCATATAACACCTACAACGTTCATGATTTATCACCTTCAACTTTCCATTTTCAATTCCTCAAAAACTTTATTCAGTCCTGAGGATGATTTTCATTTAGTATTCAAGAGACCCCATTGATGCAACAGAACTTCTCAAGTCCTGTCTGCTCATGTAGTCACCGCAGTGGTTGCCATTGCTGCTGCTGGTGGTAGCAGTGGTGGTGGCGTTAAGCCTTTGGTTCGGAATAGAAGTAGCAGGATTCTGACCTTTCCCCATTTGTTGTACTTCAAGTGGGGATAGTATCTTGATATACCACACATTGTTCACGAATTCCCTGATGATCACAAAAGAACAACGAAAACCTTGAAACACATTAAACTATAAAGCCAATGTTCTAGCGATGCAAACTAGACTCAACTAGATAACTCCCAAGTATTTTAGATTGGTAATACAGACTCGACTCTAGTGAAGACTAATGACTGGTATAGCATCCAACCATACCTTCAACCTTGGTGAATGTACCATAAAGGTCATTATACTAAtagttggattgcattttatCTACTCTGctcaaaaaatgggtaaattaaccAATGTATATTAGATCAACGAGCAAACTAatcctattaaaaatttcattcatttctactgttaaaaattgatccCTATATATCAGAATGAGGTGCACATGGCATGCCATGtgtaactttttaattaatctGTCAACAatgccagtttttaacagtagaaatagatgatttttttaacaaaaataaccaatttgctctttgatctaacatacaaagactaatttacCAATTATTTAGTAAAAGGGGCAAAATGCAACCTGATTCCTACTTCAGGAGCCTCCACGGTACTTTTATACCCTTCCTTAACCCGTTCATTTGCTTGAAACTGTTTAGCATCAACAAATACTTTTAATCCTATACAGCACATTAAGAACACTGAAAATCCTTTTCTGGTTTGCCTTCGATTGATACCTCaaattttatatctaaattCTAGTAAAtaccataaaatatattttccagtACTTCTAGTCTTCTAAACACTCCACTTTCCGGACATAAAATGTGTAGTTCTAGACTTATGGTCCCCACTTCCCCCCATGGTAGGCAATGCCTTCTCTTCCATAATTTTAGTCACTTGTAGACTAGTACCATAGATGCAATTTTATAAGTTTCCTATTCTTAGGAACCAAGTGTAGGAGACTATCAAAAAGTTGTTAGATTTTTCTGGACCTGATAATCCACTAAGCATATTCCTACATCCATTTAAACCGACTACTCCATTTTCAGTATCACGGTATCTTCATAGATGCAATATTTCAACAAACATAGCTAGAATAAGCAATAATGAGAGCTATCATCAAGAAATTTGATGCAATAATAATACAGAGGTTTTTTCACAGCTATCTTAATAGTCCAGACAATTCTTTCAAGAATAAATAGTGCAGTTTGGAACTTACTGCCATGGGTCATCACCAAGGAGAAGAATATCGTTCTCCCTGTCAACAAATACAAGCTGCCAGCCTGATCTCTGAGGGTCCTCTAATTGGCGTTCAAGGCCAAATAGTCGAGCAAGCTCACAGCGCAGCTCATCATAGCTGCCAAACTTGGAAATATCCAATGAGCGCCCAAAGGACCCCGACTTGTGAACCTGTCAACACGCATTAGATAGAAAACCATGAGAATCACATGCCATGAGACAATCCAGTTATGAAGTTTAGACAGTCTCCAACAGATATCATCAAATCCAATACAGTATGACCAGTACACAACTTTGTGATAACTAAACGAATTGATTTATACGCCATACTAACTAGATAAGACAGCTCCACATATTTGACCaatctaaaaataatcaaagataCATTTGAAAATATAAGGGAAAATGCTATTACCTTGACAAAGGTTCCAGTTGGAGGGTTTACTTGGTCCACATTTTCAGAGGACTGCAAGTAACCTGATTCATCGACACAACTTGAGGCAGTCATGTCTGAATTAAGAGGAAAATCTGTGCCAGAAGCACTTGTGAAATTTGAAGCAGCGTACGGAAGGGACAttgaatcattttcatttctgaTGCTTTTCGGGTTTGTCATCCCATGATGCAGCATAAGAGACGAAGAATCAATGCTAACCCCAAAGAGAAGATTGTTCTGTGGATCAGTTGCATTGTGGTAAGCAGAATACTCCCTTCCAGGAAATGGAGGTAATAAGTTGTGAAGTTCAGATGCATTTGATTGTGCAGTTCCCAACTGTTCAACCTGGGGAAGTACAGAGTTGGCCACTCTGGATGAAAGCCGTGGTTCAATAGCTGCAGGCTTGGACAAGAAAGTAGAAGAAGAGAGGATTGGGTTTGATCCATTCAAGTTGAGTAAATGGGAAGCTCCCATCTGGGATAATGAGCCTAAGATACTTTGCATAGAAGAAACATCAGATGTAGCTATGGAGTTCCCAAGATGGTCGGAAAATGTCGACTGCTGGCATTGTGAATCAACAGCTGGCAGAGATGACTGCGCTTGGTTGGCAGACACAGAAGGAAAAGCAGGGATTACATCAGAAATCTGCTGCGGAACAGGTGGCAGTTGCTGTGTTTCTTGAGACTGTCGCTGCTGCTGCTTCTGTCGCTGGTCATTGTACAAATTGGGGCACTGCAACTGCTGCAGAAGTTGAACCTGTGAAGCAGTCTGATTCTCCTGAAAACTTGGAAGAAACCCATTTTGTGTTTGGGACTGTTGTAACATTTGCCTCTGAACTAGAGCAGGCGACCCAGTGGATGTGCTCTGGTTTTGCTGGCATTGCAAGAGAGATTGAGAGCCTATTTTGGAGGAATCAACCGTCCTCATATCCTGAAGTGCTGCAGTCACCATTGCTTGGTAAAGATCAGGTTGTAcacctggtattgaagaagtATCAAGCCTTGGTTGCATCCAAGGTGCAACTCCAAATCCTTGGAAGTTTAAAGACTGAAGTCCTTGATCCCCAACCCCACCTTGAAGCCACATCAATTGGGAATTAATGCTCATATCACCATCTTTGAAAGCTGATAACAAAAAACTAAACTGATTCAGTACAGAAAAGGGAAACGCCAGGTAAAGAAGATACTCTGCAACTCCAATCATCAAATAGCAATGGTTTTAGCATACCATGGAAGGAGGGTAGTGTAGACGGCCATGGTCGCTTCAGCCGCAGGGGGAAGGGAGATGGATACATAGGGAAGGTTGTTAACGGTTCAATCTCCCACAAGGAAACTCTTGGCTGCCTCTCTCCTGCAGTAGATTCATCCCAGCCAACCTGGAAATAGTAAAAGCTTTCATGTCAGCAATTAACGCATTGTCTTTTAAGCCAATTTGAAGAGGAGGAAAAGATCAAATATCAAAAATACAATAATGGAC
The window above is part of the Gossypium raimondii isolate GPD5lz chromosome 9, ASM2569854v1, whole genome shotgun sequence genome. Proteins encoded here:
- the LOC105798094 gene encoding auxin response factor 6 isoform X2 codes for the protein MTLQPLSPQEQKDVYLLPAELGAPSRQPTNYFCKTLTASDTSTHGGFSVPRRAAEKVFPPLDYTQQPPAQELIARDLHDNEWKFRHIFRGQPKRHLLTTGWSVFVSAKRLVAGDSVLFIWNDKNQLLLGIRRANRPQTVMPSSVLSSDSMHIGLLAAAAHAAATNSRFTIFYNPRASPSEFVIPLAKYVKAISHTRVSVGMRFRMLFETEESSVRRYMGTITGISDLDPVRWPNSHWRSVKVGWDESTAGERQPRVSLWEIEPLTTFPMYPSPFPLRLKRPWPSTLPSFHAFKDGDMSINSQLMWLQGGVGDQGLQSLNFQGFGVAPWMQPRLDTSSIPGVQPDLYQAMVTAALQDMRTVDSSKIGSQSLLQCQQNQSTSTGSPALVQRQMLQQSQTQNGFLPSFQENQTASQVQLLQQLQCPNLYNDQRQKQQQRQSQETQQLPPVPQQISDVIPAFPSVSANQAQSSLPAVDSQCQQSTFSDHLGNSIATSDVSSMQSILGSLSQMGASHLLNLNGSNPILSSSTFLSKPAAIEPRLSSRVANSVLPQVEQLGTAQSNASELHNLLPPFPGREYSAYHNATDPQNNLLFGVSIDSSSLMLHHGMTNPKSIRNENDSMSLPYAASNFTSASGTDFPLNSDMTASSCVDESGYLQSSENVDQVNPPTGTFVKVHKSGSFGRSLDISKFGSYDELRCELARLFGLERQLEDPQRSGWQLVFVDRENDILLLGDDPWQEFVNNVWYIKILSPLEVQQMGKGQNPATSIPNQRLNATTTATTSSSNGNHCGDYMSRQDLRSSVASMGSLEY
- the LOC105798094 gene encoding auxin response factor 6 isoform X1; the encoded protein is MRLSSSGLNQQTQEGEKKCLNSELWHACAGPLVSLPPVGSRVVYFPQGHSEQVAASTNKEVDAHIPNYPSLPPQLICQLHNVTMHADVETDEVYAQMTLQPLSPQEQKDVYLLPAELGAPSRQPTNYFCKTLTASDTSTHGGFSVPRRAAEKVFPPLDYTQQPPAQELIARDLHDNEWKFRHIFRGQPKRHLLTTGWSVFVSAKRLVAGDSVLFIWNDKNQLLLGIRRANRPQTVMPSSVLSSDSMHIGLLAAAAHAAATNSRFTIFYNPRASPSEFVIPLAKYVKAISHTRVSVGMRFRMLFETEESSVRRYMGTITGISDLDPVRWPNSHWRSVKVGWDESTAGERQPRVSLWEIEPLTTFPMYPSPFPLRLKRPWPSTLPSFHAFKDGDMSINSQLMWLQGGVGDQGLQSLNFQGFGVAPWMQPRLDTSSIPGVQPDLYQAMVTAALQDMRTVDSSKIGSQSLLQCQQNQSTSTGSPALVQRQMLQQSQTQNGFLPSFQENQTASQVQLLQQLQCPNLYNDQRQKQQQRQSQETQQLPPVPQQISDVIPAFPSVSANQAQSSLPAVDSQCQQSTFSDHLGNSIATSDVSSMQSILGSLSQMGASHLLNLNGSNPILSSSTFLSKPAAIEPRLSSRVANSVLPQVEQLGTAQSNASELHNLLPPFPGREYSAYHNATDPQNNLLFGVSIDSSSLMLHHGMTNPKSIRNENDSMSLPYAASNFTSASGTDFPLNSDMTASSCVDESGYLQSSENVDQVNPPTGTFVKVHKSGSFGRSLDISKFGSYDELRCELARLFGLERQLEDPQRSGWQLVFVDRENDILLLGDDPWQEFVNNVWYIKILSPLEVQQMGKGQNPATSIPNQRLNATTTATTSSSNGNHCGDYMSRQDLRSSVASMGSLEY